The window GCATGTGGTGCCGGTGCCTGAAGCCATGGCGTATGTTCTGCTACGTCCGCTACTTAGCGATGTACCGGAAGATGAGCTGTGTGGTGTGGCGCCCGGTAAAGTGCTGCCGATTTCACCGCAATGGCACCCGGACCTGATCGCGGGTTTATCTTCCATTCCGCCGTTGCAGGCAGGTGACTCGGTGTGGTGGCATTGTGATGTGATCCATTCCGTCGCTCCCGTTGAGTCACAACAGGGCTGGGGCAATGTGATGTATATTCCCGCCGCTCCCTTATGCGACAAAAATCTGCGCTACGCGGAAAAGGTCGCCAATGCGCTGGATTTCGGCATCTCTCCCCCTGACTTCCCGCGTGAAGATTATGAGCGCGACTGGCAGGACCGCTTCACCACCGCCGATCTCAATGCCATAGGTAAACGTAGCCTGGGGCTGGCCTGATGAAATCGACCCGGTGGTCCATCCTTCGCCACCGGGCGAACGGCTTTCTGCTAGACTGGCGAGGTTTACCCTAACCGTGCCACCTAAAAACTCTATGAATACCCGACACGAACAGATTATCCAGCTGGTGAACGAGCGCGGCAGCGTGAGCGTGAGCGAGCTTTCGCAGTTGACCGGCGTTTCCGAAGTGACCATTCGTCAGGACCTCAACGCACTGGAACGCGAAAATTTCCTGCGCCGCGTGCACGGCTCAGCCGTGGCCCCCGACAGTGATGATGTCGGTTCGCGCATGCGTACCCGCTATAAAATCAAACAGGCGATTGCTGAACACGCCGCGTCATTGGTGAATGATGGCGAAGCCATTTTCATTGAAGGTGGCAGCACCAACGCGTTGCTGGCGCGTTGTCTTGCCAGCCGCAAAGATCTGACCATCATCACCGTGAGCCACTACATCGCCCAGCTACTGCGGGATTCGCAGTGTGAAGTGATTATTCTCGGTGGTCAGTACCAGAAAAGCAGTGAATCGATGGTGGGTTCGCTTACCCGCTTCTGCCTGCAGCACATCAATTTCCATAAAGCCTTTCTCGGCGTTGATGGCTGGCACCCGGATACCGGTTTTACCGGCCGGGATATGATGCGCTGCGATGTGATCAATGCGGTGATGGCCAAACAGACTTACACCATCGCCGTGACGGATTCCTCCAAATTTGGTGTGATCCATCCCTACCCCAGCGCACCGGAATACCCGTTTGATGCAGTGATTACCGATGACGGCATTCCCGCCACCGCGCGCGAGCATCTGACGGAAAGCGGGGTGCGGTTAGAACTGGTCACTCAGCCAAAGTAACGTTATAACGCACAAATTGATTGTTGCCCGCATGGCTTCTAAGCGCATGATGTCTTCCTTTGGCATGAAACCAGGATAAACACATGAGCAAATTATTTAGCCCGATCAAACTGGGTGCGCTTGAGTTAGATAACCGCATCGTGATTGCCCCGATGTGCCAATACTCGGCACAACAGGGATGCGCCACGGCCTGGCACCGTATCCATTTAGGCCAGCTGGCATTCTCCGGCGCAGGGTTGTTGATCATCGAAGCGACGGCGGTAGAACCGGAAGGCCGAATTTCGCCCCAGGATCTCGGCCTGTGGGATGATACGACGGAGCAGGCCCTGCAAACCGTGGTCAACGATATTCGCCAGTATGCCGATATCCGCCTCGGTATTCAGTTAGGCCATGCCGGACGTAAAGCCTCCACCTTCGCCCCGTGGCTGGGCGGCACCCAGATTCCGCTGGAGCAGCAAGGCTGGCAGACTGTTGCGCCTTCCGCTATCCCGATGCATGACGGTGAGCGCCCACCCACCGCGCTGACCCATGCTGACCTCGAACGCATCAAACTGGCTTTTGTTGCCAGCGCGCAGCGCGCGGTGCGTATTGGTTTTGAATTGATCGAACTGCATGGCGCTCATGGCTATCTGCTGCATCAGTTCCTGTCGCCGCTAGCCAACCAGCGTGAAGATGAATACGGCGGCAGCCTGGAAAACCGCATGCGTTTCCCGCTTGAGGTGTTAGCAGCGGTACGCGCCGCCGTGCCGGAGCATGTCGCGGTGGGTGTGCGAATTTCCGCTACTGACTGGGTAGAAGGCGGCTGGGATGTGGCGCAGTCTGCTGAGTTCTGTCAGAAAATTGAAGCACTGGGATCGGCCTATGTCCATGTCTCCAGCGGTGGCCTTTCTGCCCAGCAGAAAATCACCGTATCAGCCGGTTATCAGGTGCCCTTCGCCCGTGAGTTGCGCAAAATCACCCGTATGCCGGTCATCGCGGTGGGGCTGATTACCGAGCCGCGCATGGCGGAAGATTTGTTGCAGGAAGGCGATGCCGATTTGGTGGCGCTGGCACGTGGCATCCTCTACGATCCACGCTGGCCCTGGCATGCGGCAGCTGAACTGGGTGCCAGTGTGCATGTGCCGCCGCAATATCTGCGCTCTGAACCACATGGGGTGAAGGGGAGTATTAAAGCCCGTTAACGTTGCCCCGTAGCTACCTACCATACTGAATATCGTCTCCAGGTGCGCATGAATGCGCACCCTACGGGTGTAAGGTCGGCATTTATGCCGACCGGGTAAAAATTACTCGCCCATCACCCTCTTAAGCACGCTATAAATCCGTTCATCGTCTGACTGCGACACATTAAAGCGCAAAAAACGATCGCAAGCGCCGGACTGGCTAAAGGTGTTGCCGGGGGCCAGTACCACGCCCTGTGACAAACAGGCGCGCGAGACGTCTGCGGCATTCATCCCTTCCGGCAGTTCACACCAGAGAAATAACCCGCTTTGCGGCACCAGCCACGGTCGGATACCCAGCTGCCCGAGCCGGGAGATGACCTCCAGCCGGTTATCCGCCAGACGCTGCTTAATCGCCTCGATATGCCTTCGATAACCACTATCTTTCAAAATATGCAGCAGCACATCGGCAGCCAGCTGGCCACTGCTAAAACCGGTGGCGATTTTAAGATCGGTAAGTTTATCCACCCACCCGGGTTTCGCGGCGATAAAGCCACAACGCACCGACGCAGAAACCGTTTTAGAGAAACTGCCGATTAGCATGACCCGCGACAGGCCATCGAGCGCGGCCAGACGCGGTGCCGTGCTGCTTTCCAGATCGGCAAAAATATCATCCTCGACAATCACCAGGTCCGAATCTTCGGCAATTTTCAGCAGACGATGCGCCGTTGTCGGGGACAGAGTGCCACCAGTCGGGTTGTGGATACCGGCATTGGTGATATACAGGCGCGGCGCGTGCAGCGTCAGTGCCTGCTGGAACGCAGCGAGATCCGGCCCCTGCGCGGTCCAGGGCACGCCAATCACGTTAACCCGTTGCGCTCTGAGCAGCGCATGGAAGTTGAAATAACAGGGATCATCCACCAGCACGCTATCGCCCGGTTCAAGTAAAAAGCGGCAGATAAGATCGATGGCGTGGGTGCCGGAATCCGTCAACACCAGTTGGTCGGGCGTCACCGGCAGACCATACCCTGCCAGACGTCGGGTCAACAGTTGACGCAGTTCCGGGTTGCCTGCGGGAACGGCGTAATCAGTCAGCAAGGCGCTTTCGCTACGCGCGGCCTTGCGTAATGCGCGGCGAATCCCTTCTTCATACATCCAGCTGGCTGGCAGCCAGCCACAGCCAGGTTTCAGCATGTCCGGCGCAGCTTCAAGTGCCTGTCGGGTAATCCACAGAGGATCAATGTCACGCTCCACCTGCGGGCCGAGCTGCGCAAGATCCAGTGGCGCAATCGGCCCGGAAACAAAAAAGCCCGCTCCCGGACGCGAGACAAGGATATTTTCCGCTTCCAGCCGATCATACGCCTCCACCACCGTGGACACTGACACGCCTGCCGAATGCGCCCTGGCGCGTACCGAGGGCAGGCGGCTGCCCGGCGTCAGCGCCCTGGACGCGATCTGCTGACGAATATCATCCATCAATTGCTCGATACGGGTTTTCATATCGTCCCCTTCTGTACTGCCCTGGAGACCAGTACAGTTTTTTAAAATCGTACTGGATTGTATCTGGCCTGGCTGCCGTTGTCAGTGGTTTACTGCGCAACATTAAGTCAGGAGACGATGATGAAAATTGTATTAAATGGCTGGGTCAGTGGGTTTATTGGTGTGATGATTTTTGCCGGTTCGCTGCCCGCCACCCGTGCTGCAATCAGCGGTTTTAACCCGCTGTTTCTCACCGGCGCGCGTGCCACCATTGCCGCCCTGCTGGGGAGTTTATTATTGCTGGCGCTGCGCCAGCGTCGCCCTGCCCGTGGCGATATTCCGGCGCTGGCGATCACCGCATTGGGCGTGGTGGTAGGCTTTCCACTGCTCACCGGCCTGGCTGTGCAGCATATTTCATCCGCACGTTCGATTGTGTTTCTTGGCTTACTGCCGATGTCGACGGCGATCTTTGCCGTGCTGCGTGGCGGCGAACGCCCTCGCCCGCTGTTCTGGCTGTTTTCACTGACGGGCGGAGCCATCATCGCCGGTTATACCCTGAGCGACACGGCGGGAATGATGATGACCGGTGATAGCCTGATGATCGGAGCCATCATCTTATGCGGGCTGGGATATGCTGAAGGCGCAAAACTCTCGCGGCGTCTCGGCGGCTGGCAGGTCATCAGCTGGGCGCTGATTCTTTCCGTTCCCGTCATGTTACCGATTGCCGCGGTTACGCGTCCGGCGACCTTTGCCAATATCGCGATGTCTGCCTGGCTGGGGTTTGCCTATGTCTCAATCTTCAGTATGCTGATCGGCTTTATCTTCTGGTATCACGGCCTGGCGAAAGGCGGGATTGCTGCGGTTGGGCAGTTGCAGTTGATACAACCGTTTATGGGATTTGCGCTGGCGGCTTTACTGCTGCACGAATCGGTCAGCTGGGCCATGCTGATGGTAGCGTCCACCACCCTTGTTTGCGTGTTTGGTGCTAAACGCTTTGCGGGCTGAAATACGTTTGTTGCTACCTGGTGCGCTTGAAAGCGCACCCTACGCCTGTAGGGTCGGCATTAAGGTACAAACCGGGCACATAGGTAACACTTTAGACCGGGCACATGGGTAACAGTTATAAACGGCATAGCAGAGGAGACTCACTATGCCCTGGACTGAGACTGTTATCATGCAACGCCTTGAATTTATCCGTGCCTGCCTTGCAGGCACTCATTCCGTTTCTGAACTTTGCCGTCTGCACCGTATCAGCCGGAAAACCGGCTATAAGTGGCTCAGCCGATTTGACCCCGCTGACCTCTCCTCTCTTCAGGACGCCTCACGGGCAAGACTCACACAGCCGGAGAAAATCTCCCCGGATATCGCTGACCGCCTCATTCTCTTCCGTATGCAGCATCCCGACTGGGGACCCAAAAAAATCCATCACTGGTTCCTCAGTCACGACCCCGGCTTCATCGTTCCTGCCGCCAGCACCATCGGGGACCTGCTGAAACAGGAAGGCCTGGTGCCTGACCGCCTGAAGCGTAAACGCACACCCGGCAATGTGCAGAAACTCACGCAGACTACGGCGAATAATCAGGTCTGGTGCGCAGATTTTAAAGGCCGCTTNNNNNNNNNNNNNNNNNNNNNNNNNNNNNNNNNNNNNNNNNNNNNNNNNNNNNNNNNNNNNNNNNNNNNNNNNNNNNNNNNNNNNNNNNNNNNNNNNNNNAACGCCCGGCACGAACGGATGCATCGTTCACTGAAGGCGTCGATGAGCCACGACAACATCTTCACGACGCTGGCGGAGCAGCAGGCATGGTTCATACGGTGGCGTGAGGAGTTCAATAACGAAAGACCTCATGAGGCCCATAACGGAAAAACGCCGGGGAGCTGCTGGACGCCTTCAGCACGGCAGTGGGATGGCAAAGTGCCAGAGGTGAGCTATCCGGAAGGGTCGACGTTACGCCTTGTGGGAATAAAAGGAGATATCTGTCTGGGAGGAAGGCTGTTCGTGAGTGCAGCGCTGAGAGGAGAATATGTGCGGTTCGTTGAAGTGGATGACGGTCTGGACGTCATCCTCTTCGACAGGCTGATCCTGGCGTATTACGACCGGTCTGAAAGACGTATTATCCGGATAGACTGAGCACAAATGTGTTACCTATGTGCCCGGTCTGATCTGTTACCCATGTGCCCGGTCGTACCTTAATGCCGACCAGGTTAATAATCGCGCAGAGCCGTAACGGTTAGTTCTTTTCCGGATAACTCAGCGTAATCGCATCGTCAGGAAGTTTGGTGAAATCTTTAATAATGGTGTGGAAATCGGCGGTTGGATTGAGATCGCTAAATTGCTGCGGATAGAGATCTTTGGCCAGAATTTCCATGCCGATGATATTGTACGGATGGTTATAGAAGTGGTGATAAACCCCGTACACCCGGCCCTGTTTCACCGGTTCGATCTGCGCCAGACCGGTACGGCTCAGCAGTTTCTGGAAGGTGACACCCACATCTTTGGGATCCACACCGTAACCAAACGGCAGCACATTGGTATTCGGACGCTTTGAACCGGTCATGATGTAGACATCCGGCTTCATGGCGATGATTTTTTCCAGCGCGACAAAACCAGAGCTGCCTGGCAGCAACGCGGAACCGATATTTTTGCCGCCCACGGCTTCAACCAGACCACCCCAGCCATTATGACCGTGAGTAAAGCAGCAGTTGTCGCTGTTACCCGCAATCGGCTCGATAAATACCGTGGGTTTATTTTTAATCTTATCAATCGTCTGCGTCAGCTTTTGCATATGCTGCTGATAGAAATCAGTATAGGCTTTGGCCTGCGCTTCGCGGTTCAGCACCTTACCCAGCAGGGTGACAGACGGCGCGGTATTCTGAGCGGGGTGCAGTTCGTAATCAACAAACACCACCGGAATATGCAGGTTGTTAAGCGTATCCAACACACCCGATTGCTTCAGCGCCGGTTTGGCGCGCAGCTGCGCAATCATCAAATCTGGCTTTTGCGCCAGTACGCTTTCCAGGTTGACCTGCCCCTGATCGTTGAACCCCATATCGACGATTTTCGTCGCTTCCGGCCAGCGCCCTTTCAGCATGTCCCAGGTCTGGGTGTCCTGCTTTTTCGGCAGGTTATTCCAGGCAACCACGCGTTTGAAGGGGTCATCACGATCCAGCAAAGCCAGCGTCAGGACATCACGACCATCCTGCAAAATAATGTGCTGCGGTTCTTTGTTGATGGTCTGGGTATGACCATCCATGTCGGTAATGCTCACTGGATACGTGGTGGCCGAAGCCGCCGTTGAAGCCAGTAACCCCATAGCCAGTAACAGGCGTGTTTTCATCGCAAACTCCGTGATAAAAAGAATAGTTATTATTATCAATAACCTTAACACAACCTTAAGAAGCAAAAATAAACGCTACTTCAATCAGTTGTGTCGGAGTCTGGAGAAAACTCGGAGGGGATCAGGTGAAGTCAGACAATCGTTGCCCGGAAACGATCAACTCTTGCAACAGCATCTGGCGACGCTCATCTGGCGTATCGCGGCTTACCATAAAGCAGATGGCTGCTACCGCTTGCCCGCTACGCGAGCGAATCGGGGCCGCCATGCAGCAGGTAAAGCTCTCGGATAACCCCTCCGTCAGGCAATAACCCAGCTGCCCGGCGCGGTGGATGTCCGTCAGAAACGCCTGTTTATCGAGGATTTGTCCATTCGCCAGTTGATAATCTTCTTCCGGAATCAGATCGAGAATCGCGCGATCGGACCAGTTACTTAACAGCAAACGTCCTGTGGCTGTCCAGGTGATGGGGACCCGTACACCGATATCCGAGGTGATTTTGAACGGATGCGCATTGCTTTCCGACAGCACCACGGTGTACTTATCCCCTTCCAGCATGCAGAGCTGCACGGTTTCGCCATGACGTGCGACTATTTCTACCATTAACTGATGGGCACGACGGATCAGATCGTTATGGGCCATGTAGTCTGCACCGTAGTAGTGCATTTCCCGCCCAAAGAAAACCGCGCCATCGGCATCCAGTTCCACCAGACCCGCTTCACTTAACAGGCTGACTAACTCATAAACGCTGGAGCGTGGTGCGCCAGTGGCATCGATCAAATCACGCATTGCCATCGGCTGCCGGGCGATGTGCAACTGGCGAAAAATGTCGATAACCCGGTCAACGCCGCGCGCCCGTGATGGCTTCTCATCCGGCATAAGCAAATTCTCCTGAGGCAATAATGCGGTGGCTGAACTGTGCCAAAAAGAAAAGCATCATACACCCAGCGTTGACGTTAACCCATCCCTGTTAATTAAAATTTTATTTTCTGTCCTTATATTTCCCTGTTCTATTTTGGTGCCTCATTTTAGCGCATGATGTTTGATGTATTTTTTAAAATCACGAGACTGGTCACATTCCGATTACGAAAACTTTAGCTTCGCTTTTTTATTTTGCGATCGCGACGACATCACAAAAAATTAAATCCCCTCCCACATATTGCAAAAGCAAAAATCCTGTGCAAATCTTGCCCTATCCGATATTGCAGATACATGTCCGATATACCGGACAACCCAAATAAGGTTTGTTCTGACCAAAAAGGAGCAGAGTTGCATGACGATAAAACGTTATGGCATTGAAGGGGGTACCGGCACCGGCGGCCAGAAACTGCCGTTCGCACGGGCTGTGGAGGCGGATGGCTGGCTGTATATCTCCGGCCAGACTCCCATGCGTGAGGGTGAAGTGGTGGAAGGCGGCATCATCGAACAGACCCGGCTGGCGTTCGACAACTGCCTGTCCATCATGCGGGAAGCCGGTTACCGGGTTGAGGATGTGGTGCACGTCACGGCGGTATTAACTGATGCCCGCTACTTCAGTTCATTTAATAAAGTATTCAGTGAGATATTCAGCGGAAATCCTCCGGCGCGCATTTGTAGCGTGCAGGATTTAGTTGTCGACTGCAAAGTCGAAGTCGATATGAAATGTTTTCGTGCCGACCGTAAATAACATTACCTCAGCCACAATAAACTGATTTTTTATTTTTTCGCCCACACCAGGGCAGGCATTAATAATTCCTGTTTTTTCATGTTGTCTCCATTAAATAAGAGAGCATAAAAAATGAATGCAATTTCGTTGAAGATGAGCGCCAGAATGGTCGCAGGTGCGCTGGTTATGCTGGCCGTCGCCGGTTGTACCCCCACCGAAGAGAAAAAAGAGGCTGGAGCGGCTCCCCAATCCGCGCTGCAAACCGTGCTACAACGCGGCACGCTGCGCGTCGGTGACTGCCTGAGTTTCGCACCTTTCGGCTTTTACGATAAGGACGGCAATGCTGATGGCTATGACGTCGATTTAGCCAAAGCGCTGGCGAAAGAGATGGGTGTCAAACTGGAAATGGTCAACACCACCAGCGCCAACCGCATTCCCAATCTGCAAACCAATAAAGTGGATGTGGTGTTCTGTAACTTCACTCGCAATCTGGAGCGCGCCAAAGAGATTGGTTTCACCAACCCGTATGTGGTGGCGAGTGAAGCGATGCTGGTACGCAAAGAGAGTGGCATCAAATCCGCTCATGACATGGCCGGTAAAACCATCGCGACCGTCAAAGGTTCAACCAACGGTGACGAAGTGCGCAGCATGGGCATCGACGTGAAAATCCAGGAATACGATTCCTCGCAGGCGGCAATCCTCGCGGTGAAACAGGGACAGGCGGATGCGATGATCGAGGATAACAACTTCCTCGCTTATCAGGCCAAACTCGATCCGACCCTGACCGTCACCAACGAAGCACTGGTACCGCTGGAATACAACGCCTTTGGCGTGAAACAGGGCGACCAGGTATGGCTTAACTACCTGAACGAGTTCCTGTTTGAAATCAATGCTTCCGGTGAAAACGCCACGTTGTACCAGAAATGGTTTGGCAGCAAACCGCGTTACCCGCTGAACCCGCAATTCTGACCGTATGCGGCGCAGCGCTGCATGCTGCGCCGTCAGAAGGAGTAAGCCCATGAGTTATCAATGGTTAACCCTGTGGAATTATGGCGAAACCTTTCTGGCCGCCGCCTGGTTGACGCTCCAGGTCACCCTGCTCGCCTTTGTTCTGGCGGTGGCCCTGGGGTTGCTGGC is drawn from Pantoea cypripedii and contains these coding sequences:
- a CDS encoding ABC transporter substrate-binding protein codes for the protein MKTRLLLAMGLLASTAASATTYPVSITDMDGHTQTINKEPQHIILQDGRDVLTLALLDRDDPFKRVVAWNNLPKKQDTQTWDMLKGRWPEATKIVDMGFNDQGQVNLESVLAQKPDLMIAQLRAKPALKQSGVLDTLNNLHIPVVFVDYELHPAQNTAPSVTLLGKVLNREAQAKAYTDFYQQHMQKLTQTIDKIKNKPTVFIEPIAGNSDNCCFTHGHNGWGGLVEAVGGKNIGSALLPGSSGFVALEKIIAMKPDVYIMTGSKRPNTNVLPFGYGVDPKDVGVTFQKLLSRTGLAQIEPVKQGRVYGVYHHFYNHPYNIIGMEILAKDLYPQQFSDLNPTADFHTIIKDFTKLPDDAITLSYPEKN
- a CDS encoding PLP-dependent aminotransferase family protein, giving the protein MKTRIEQLMDDIRQQIASRALTPGSRLPSVRARAHSAGVSVSTVVEAYDRLEAENILVSRPGAGFFVSGPIAPLDLAQLGPQVERDIDPLWITRQALEAAPDMLKPGCGWLPASWMYEEGIRRALRKAARSESALLTDYAVPAGNPELRQLLTRRLAGYGLPVTPDQLVLTDSGTHAIDLICRFLLEPGDSVLVDDPCYFNFHALLRAQRVNVIGVPWTAQGPDLAAFQQALTLHAPRLYITNAGIHNPTGGTLSPTTAHRLLKIAEDSDLVIVEDDIFADLESSTAPRLAALDGLSRVMLIGSFSKTVSASVRCGFIAAKPGWVDKLTDLKIATGFSSGQLAADVLLHILKDSGYRRHIEAIKQRLADNRLEVISRLGQLGIRPWLVPQSGLFLWCELPEGMNAADVSRACLSQGVVLAPGNTFSQSGACDRFLRFNVSQSDDERIYSVLKRVMGE
- a CDS encoding helix-turn-helix domain-containing protein; this encodes MPWTETVIMQRLEFIRACLAGTHSVSELCRLHRISRKTGYKWLSRFDPADLSSLQDASRARLTQPEKISPDIADRLILFRMQHPDWGPKKIHHWFLSHDPGFIVPAASTIGDLLKQEGLVPDRLKRKRTPGNVQKLTQTTANNQVWCADFKGR
- a CDS encoding DMT family transporter, which encodes MKIVLNGWVSGFIGVMIFAGSLPATRAAISGFNPLFLTGARATIAALLGSLLLLALRQRRPARGDIPALAITALGVVVGFPLLTGLAVQHISSARSIVFLGLLPMSTAIFAVLRGGERPRPLFWLFSLTGGAIIAGYTLSDTAGMMMTGDSLMIGAIILCGLGYAEGAKLSRRLGGWQVISWALILSVPVMLPIAAVTRPATFANIAMSAWLGFAYVSIFSMLIGFIFWYHGLAKGGIAAVGQLQLIQPFMGFALAALLLHESVSWAMLMVASTTLVCVFGAKRFAG
- a CDS encoding ABC transporter substrate-binding protein; this translates as MNAISLKMSARMVAGALVMLAVAGCTPTEEKKEAGAAPQSALQTVLQRGTLRVGDCLSFAPFGFYDKDGNADGYDVDLAKALAKEMGVKLEMVNTTSANRIPNLQTNKVDVVFCNFTRNLERAKEIGFTNPYVVASEAMLVRKESGIKSAHDMAGKTIATVKGSTNGDEVRSMGIDVKIQEYDSSQAAILAVKQGQADAMIEDNNFLAYQAKLDPTLTVTNEALVPLEYNAFGVKQGDQVWLNYLNEFLFEINASGENATLYQKWFGSKPRYPLNPQF
- a CDS encoding IclR family transcriptional regulator, whose product is MPDEKPSRARGVDRVIDIFRQLHIARQPMAMRDLIDATGAPRSSVYELVSLLSEAGLVELDADGAVFFGREMHYYGADYMAHNDLIRRAHQLMVEIVARHGETVQLCMLEGDKYTVVLSESNAHPFKITSDIGVRVPITWTATGRLLLSNWSDRAILDLIPEEDYQLANGQILDKQAFLTDIHRAGQLGYCLTEGLSESFTCCMAAPIRSRSGQAVAAICFMVSRDTPDERRQMLLQELIVSGQRLSDFT
- a CDS encoding integrase core domain-containing protein is translated as NARHERMHRSLKASMSHDNIFTTLAEQQAWFIRWREEFNNERPHEAHNGKTPGSCWTPSARQWDGKVPEVSYPEGSTLRLVGIKGDICLGGRLFVSAALRGEYVRFVEVDDGLDVILFDRLILAYYDRSERRIIRID
- a CDS encoding DeoR/GlpR family DNA-binding transcription regulator — protein: MNTRHEQIIQLVNERGSVSVSELSQLTGVSEVTIRQDLNALERENFLRRVHGSAVAPDSDDVGSRMRTRYKIKQAIAEHAASLVNDGEAIFIEGGSTNALLARCLASRKDLTIITVSHYIAQLLRDSQCEVIILGGQYQKSSESMVGSLTRFCLQHINFHKAFLGVDGWHPDTGFTGRDMMRCDVINAVMAKQTYTIAVTDSSKFGVIHPYPSAPEYPFDAVITDDGIPATAREHLTESGVRLELVTQPK
- a CDS encoding RidA family protein, producing the protein MTIKRYGIEGGTGTGGQKLPFARAVEADGWLYISGQTPMREGEVVEGGIIEQTRLAFDNCLSIMREAGYRVEDVVHVTAVLTDARYFSSFNKVFSEIFSGNPPARICSVQDLVVDCKVEVDMKCFRADRK
- a CDS encoding NADH:flavin oxidoreductase/NADH oxidase; its protein translation is MSKLFSPIKLGALELDNRIVIAPMCQYSAQQGCATAWHRIHLGQLAFSGAGLLIIEATAVEPEGRISPQDLGLWDDTTEQALQTVVNDIRQYADIRLGIQLGHAGRKASTFAPWLGGTQIPLEQQGWQTVAPSAIPMHDGERPPTALTHADLERIKLAFVASAQRAVRIGFELIELHGAHGYLLHQFLSPLANQREDEYGGSLENRMRFPLEVLAAVRAAVPEHVAVGVRISATDWVEGGWDVAQSAEFCQKIEALGSAYVHVSSGGLSAQQKITVSAGYQVPFARELRKITRMPVIAVGLITEPRMAEDLLQEGDADLVALARGILYDPRWPWHAAAELGASVHVPPQYLRSEPHGVKGSIKAR